In Methanosphaera sp. WGK6, a single genomic region encodes these proteins:
- a CDS encoding 30S ribosomal protein S3ae — MAKARRRVRDTWKEKIWYEILAPAEFDEASLGTSPAKEPEMLVGRKIETSMREITGDFSRQYVKLFFEVDHVSGEVAHTIFTGHKVTTDYVRSMIRRGTSRIDTITNATTKDGKKVNVHMLAITVKRAKASQQRLIRETMQNMILENAAEKNLDELVKEIISGKFASSIYHEAKKIYPLKKVETIKTKVL, encoded by the coding sequence ATGGCAAAAGCAAGAAGACGAGTACGTGACACCTGGAAAGAAAAAATTTGGTATGAAATTTTAGCACCAGCAGAATTTGATGAAGCTAGTTTAGGAACAAGTCCAGCAAAAGAACCAGAAATGCTTGTTGGTCGTAAAATTGAAACATCAATGCGTGAAATTACTGGTGATTTCAGTAGACAGTATGTAAAATTATTCTTTGAAGTAGACCATGTAAGTGGAGAAGTAGCACACACAATATTTACAGGACATAAAGTAACAACAGACTATGTACGTAGTATGATTAGAAGAGGTACAAGTAGAATTGATACCATCACAAATGCTACCACAAAAGATGGTAAAAAAGTTAATGTACATATGTTAGCTATTACTGTGAAAAGAGCAAAAGCTTCACAACAAAGACTTATCAGAGAAACTATGCAAAACATGATTTTAGAAAATGCTGCTGAGAAAAACCTTGATGAACTAGTAAAAGAGATTATTTCAGGTAAATTTGCATCCAGCATATACCATGAAGCTAAAAAAATATACCCACTTAAAAAAGTAGAAACAATCAAAACAAAAGTACTTTAA
- the frhD gene encoding coenzyme F420-reducing hydrogenase, FrhD protein — protein sequence MSYNHENLIVGCGNILFGDDGFGPEVIKYMKENNIKLNGDTCLIDGGTSAPHYIFTLPQDKWKNIIIIDIASMNEKPGTIDILELNQIKEEERYMDVHGISATYPLHSLKGKVNIKIIACQPENVPSDMKIGLSEVLLENIPKTVEITIKVLNDMLKGV from the coding sequence ATGTCATATAATCATGAAAACTTAATAGTAGGGTGTGGAAATATCCTTTTTGGTGATGATGGTTTTGGACCTGAAGTTATCAAATACATGAAAGAGAATAATATAAAATTAAATGGAGATACTTGTCTGATTGATGGTGGAACTAGTGCTCCCCATTATATTTTCACATTACCACAAGATAAATGGAAAAATATTATTATCATAGATATTGCTTCTATGAATGAAAAACCTGGGACAATAGATATTTTAGAATTAAATCAAATAAAAGAAGAAGAAAGATATATGGATGTTCATGGTATATCTGCAACATATCCTTTACACAGCTTAAAAGGTAAAGTAAACATTAAAATAATAGCATGTCAACCTGAAAATGTCCCATCAGATATGAAAATTGGTTTAAGTGAAGTACTACTAGAAAATATACCTAAAACTGTGGAAATCACTATTAAAGTTTTGAATGATATGTTAAAAGGAGTTTAA
- the frhA gene encoding coenzyme F420 hydrogenase subunit alpha, producing the protein MSETIVISPTSRQEGHAELSMEVDENGIVTTGRYFSITPVRGIEKMVIGKRPETAPVLVQRICGVCPVTHTLSSVEAIDDSLKIEIPKAARILREMCLNAHMINSHAIHHFLIAPDFVPENQYNEVVKNVSEIRKQAQYIEDSVGGEGIHPSDIRIGGMAHNITKNTKNKIKTRIEGLMNLLEKHVETMEGFIQDKDFPKGLGTHTQPIFASDDTYGSRTAISMNDIEEILPSSWYDDPKIGEKACSQIPRYKGEVVETGPRARAAKFRKFKETGVKAQHLARAKEMINSAEKIIELVDQLDPSAQVMAKFTLEGTDRLGVGVIEGPRGTNIHTAKISSQGYISDYRAIVPTTWNIPTMGYATENFHYEYAPHVIRAYDPCLSCATHMVIKDDETKKIIKEDMVQL; encoded by the coding sequence TTGAGTGAAACTATAGTAATCTCCCCAACTAGCCGTCAAGAGGGACATGCCGAATTATCAATGGAAGTTGACGAAAATGGAATAGTAACTACAGGACGTTATTTCAGTATTACACCAGTACGTGGCATTGAAAAAATGGTTATAGGAAAAAGACCTGAAACAGCTCCAGTACTAGTTCAAAGAATTTGTGGAGTTTGTCCCGTTACACATACTCTTTCTTCTGTAGAAGCTATTGATGATTCATTGAAAATAGAAATTCCTAAAGCAGCACGAATTTTAAGAGAAATGTGTCTTAATGCACATATGATAAATAGTCATGCAATTCATCATTTTCTAATAGCACCTGATTTTGTACCTGAAAATCAGTATAATGAAGTAGTTAAAAATGTATCTGAAATAAGAAAACAAGCACAATACATTGAAGACTCTGTTGGTGGAGAAGGAATTCATCCATCAGATATAAGAATTGGTGGAATGGCACATAACATAACAAAAAATACCAAAAATAAAATAAAAACACGTATTGAAGGTCTTATGAATTTACTTGAAAAACATGTTGAAACAATGGAAGGATTTATCCAAGACAAAGATTTTCCTAAAGGATTAGGTACACATACACAACCAATATTTGCATCTGATGACACATATGGATCTAGAACTGCAATTTCAATGAATGATATTGAAGAAATATTACCAAGTTCATGGTATGATGATCCAAAAATAGGTGAAAAAGCTTGCTCACAAATACCAAGATATAAAGGAGAAGTTGTTGAAACAGGTCCAAGAGCAAGAGCTGCTAAATTCCGTAAATTTAAAGAAACAGGAGTTAAAGCACAACACCTTGCACGTGCAAAAGAAATGATAAATTCTGCAGAAAAAATAATTGAATTAGTTGACCAACTTGACCCTTCAGCACAAGTTATGGCTAAATTCACATTAGAAGGTACTGACCGTTTAGGTGTAGGTGTTATTGAAGGACCTCGAGGAACAAACATACATACTGCAAAAATATCATCACAAGGATATATTAGTGATTACAGAGCTATTGTACCAACCACTTGGAATATTCCAACAATGGGATATGCAACAGAAAACTTCCATTATGAGTATGCACCTCATGTAATTAGAGCATATGATCCATGTTTATCCTGCGCTACTCATATGGTTATTAAAGATGATGAAACTAAAAAAATAATAAAAGAAGACATGGTTCAATTATAA
- a CDS encoding 2,3-bisphosphoglycerate-independent phosphoglycerate mutase produces MKGIIFVIDGMGDRPMKELGDKTPLESARTPSMDKMVKEGITGIMDTIRPGVRPGSDTAHLTLLGYDPYEVYTGRGPFEAAGVNVDVKPGDIAFRCNFSTADDNMIITDRRAGRINKDTDKLTETLNQMKIDDNVEIIFKESDAHRGVLVLRGEGLSDKISDADPKHEGNKPKIVKALDNSEEAKYTADIVNQFVNKSYEMLKNHPVNIERIKEGENPANIVLPRGVGAVPHVEPFEEKYGLKGVCVAETGLIKGIAKIAGMDIINIPGATGGIDTDIDSVHKHIIDTVKSDKYDFILVNVDGADEAGHDGDIFGKRDFIEKVDNIMKDLSEMDDIVLFVTADHSTPVSVMDHTGDPVPVFMKAPGLRVDDITEYGERQAAKGGLCRIRGSDVMYIIRDLMNVVTKFGA; encoded by the coding sequence ATGAAAGGAATTATATTTGTAATAGATGGAATGGGTGACCGCCCAATGAAAGAACTTGGTGACAAAACACCATTAGAAAGTGCAAGAACTCCATCAATGGATAAAATGGTTAAAGAAGGTATAACTGGTATTATGGACACTATACGTCCAGGAGTTAGACCTGGAAGTGATACAGCACACTTAACATTATTAGGATATGATCCTTATGAAGTATACACTGGAAGAGGACCTTTTGAAGCTGCAGGTGTAAATGTAGATGTGAAACCAGGTGATATTGCATTTAGATGTAATTTTTCAACTGCAGATGACAACATGATAATTACAGATAGGCGTGCAGGACGAATTAACAAAGACACAGATAAACTAACTGAAACCCTAAATCAAATGAAAATTGATGATAATGTAGAAATCATATTCAAAGAATCCGATGCACATAGAGGAGTTTTAGTACTTAGAGGAGAAGGTTTATCTGATAAAATTTCAGATGCTGATCCTAAACATGAAGGAAACAAACCAAAAATTGTTAAAGCATTAGATAACTCTGAAGAAGCAAAATATACTGCAGATATTGTAAATCAATTTGTAAACAAATCATATGAAATGTTAAAAAATCACCCAGTGAATATTGAAAGAATTAAAGAAGGTGAAAATCCTGCAAACATAGTTCTTCCAAGAGGTGTAGGTGCAGTACCTCATGTAGAACCTTTTGAAGAAAAATATGGTTTAAAAGGAGTTTGTGTTGCTGAAACAGGACTTATTAAAGGAATAGCTAAAATTGCAGGCATGGATATTATAAATATACCTGGAGCTACAGGTGGAATCGATACAGATATTGATAGTGTACATAAACACATTATTGATACTGTAAAAAGTGATAAATATGATTTTATCCTAGTAAATGTAGATGGTGCAGATGAAGCTGGACATGATGGAGACATATTTGGTAAAAGAGATTTCATAGAAAAAGTAGATAATATTATGAAGGATTTAAGTGAAATGGACGATATTGTATTGTTTGTTACTGCAGACCATTCAACACCAGTAAGTGTGATGGACCATACAGGTGATCCAGTACCTGTATTTATGAAAGCACCAGGATTACGTGTGGATGACATTACAGAATATGGTGAAAGACAAGCAGCCAAAGGTGGATTATGTCGTATAAGAGGATCTGATGTAATGTACATAATTCGTGACTTAATGAATGTTGTAACTAAATTTGGAGCTTAA
- a CDS encoding TIGR00297 family protein — protein sequence MIQLIFLIICVIFGIIVYLSGALDLLGSFFVTIIGIFIVLSRGFNWLAILLLFLILGSAFTQFKKDYKRRIGLVHEKRTIRNVISNGIIPVIMAIFGNYAGFIGAIATAIADTMASEIGVLSEPVLITTKEHVKPGTDGGISLLGTVAGLIGALIIGVSAFIVNVSPDITHSICIAIIAGFIGCFADSLLGATLERNGLFNNEHVNLTATIIGALVGIIITIGA from the coding sequence ATGATACAATTAATATTTCTTATAATTTGTGTAATATTCGGAATCATAGTATACTTAAGTGGTGCACTTGATTTACTAGGCTCATTTTTTGTTACAATTATTGGAATATTTATTGTGCTATCCAGAGGTTTTAACTGGTTAGCAATACTTTTACTATTTCTTATATTAGGTTCAGCGTTTACTCAATTTAAAAAAGATTATAAAAGACGTATAGGCCTAGTTCATGAAAAACGTACTATAAGAAATGTTATTTCAAATGGGATAATCCCCGTGATTATGGCAATATTTGGAAATTATGCTGGTTTTATAGGTGCAATAGCAACAGCAATTGCAGATACCATGGCAAGCGAAATAGGAGTACTAAGTGAACCAGTATTAATTACAACTAAAGAACATGTGAAACCTGGAACTGATGGAGGAATTTCCCTTCTTGGAACAGTAGCAGGATTAATAGGAGCTCTAATAATAGGAGTTTCAGCCTTTATAGTAAATGTATCCCCAGACATTACCCACAGTATTTGTATAGCAATCATAGCAGGATTTATTGGTTGCTTTGCAGATAGTCTTCTTGGTGCAACATTAGAACGTAATGGGTTATTTAACAATGAACATGTTAATTTAACCGCCACAATAATTGGAGCATTAGTTGGTATCATTATAACAATTGGAGCATGA
- the frhB gene encoding coenzyme F420 hydrogenase subunit beta has product MIHDSILGPYQEIITAKAKDNKVTSKSQDGGIVSSIMIYALEKNIIDGTIVAVPSKEDPWNPEPMIATTKKEILKGAGTKYTMCPNLSLIKEATREYGLEKIGTIGTPCQVMGLRKMQTYPMGVRNVTDKIALSLGIYCMENFPYESIKTFIQDKVGVKPSQVTKMNITKGKLFITHTEGEGKIPLKETHGYEQSGCNYCMDYVAELADISCGSVGAKPGWSTIIKRTDKGKSLIDQAIEDNVLETAPIDEGKFGLEMLNKLASNKKKKNQKNIDKKLDLGLNIPFTHSSKKENPYENR; this is encoded by the coding sequence ATGATACATGATTCAATTTTAGGCCCATATCAAGAAATTATAACTGCAAAAGCTAAAGATAATAAAGTTACAAGTAAATCTCAAGATGGAGGAATTGTATCATCCATAATGATATATGCATTAGAAAAAAATATTATTGATGGTACTATTGTAGCTGTTCCTAGTAAAGAAGACCCATGGAATCCAGAACCAATGATTGCAACAACGAAAAAAGAAATCCTTAAAGGAGCTGGAACAAAATACACCATGTGTCCTAACCTTTCTTTAATTAAAGAAGCAACACGTGAATATGGTCTTGAAAAAATAGGAACTATTGGAACTCCCTGTCAAGTTATGGGATTACGTAAAATGCAAACATATCCTATGGGTGTAAGAAATGTAACTGATAAAATTGCATTATCTCTGGGTATTTACTGTATGGAAAACTTCCCCTATGAATCCATAAAAACATTTATTCAAGATAAAGTTGGTGTAAAACCATCACAAGTTACAAAAATGAATATTACTAAAGGTAAATTATTTATCACACATACTGAAGGTGAAGGTAAAATACCTCTAAAAGAAACTCATGGATATGAACAAAGTGGATGTAACTATTGTATGGATTATGTTGCAGAATTAGCAGATATTTCTTGTGGATCAGTAGGTGCTAAACCGGGATGGTCCACCATTATAAAACGTACAGATAAAGGAAAATCATTAATTGATCAAGCTATTGAAGACAATGTTCTTGAAACTGCACCTATTGATGAAGGTAAATTTGGATTAGAAATGCTTAATAAACTAGCTTCTAATAAAAAGAAGAAAAATCAAAAAAATATTGATAAAAAACTAGATTTAGGTCTTAATATCCCATTCACTCATTCTAGTAAAAAAGAAAATCCTTATGAGAATAGGTAA
- a CDS encoding M48 family metallopeptidase — MLKITIKDREIEYSVHYRNVKYIRYELREGKLKVVLPKRYDVDVEDCVRRKEDWIYNKLIEYDKVHNELKKQTENKTLINRTLTELRLIVDSYIDKYQDLLNVHVNRLQFRCMTTKWGSCSSLGNVTLSKDLRFLPEELIAYIVYHELTHLIILAHNNDFFKIIKQEFPFYELYDQQLKEYWYLIYNNT; from the coding sequence ATGCTTAAAATCACAATAAAAGATAGAGAAATAGAATATTCTGTTCATTATCGTAATGTTAAATATATTCGATATGAACTACGTGAAGGTAAACTTAAGGTAGTATTACCTAAACGTTATGATGTTGATGTGGAAGATTGTGTTCGTAGAAAAGAAGACTGGATTTATAATAAATTGATTGAATATGATAAGGTACATAATGAGCTAAAAAAACAAACTGAAAATAAGACTTTGATTAATAGAACATTAACTGAACTTAGATTAATTGTGGATAGTTATATTGATAAATATCAAGATTTGTTAAATGTGCATGTAAATAGATTACAATTTAGGTGCATGACTACAAAATGGGGTAGTTGTAGTAGTTTAGGTAATGTGACATTATCTAAGGATCTTCGTTTTTTACCTGAAGAGTTAATTGCATATATTGTATATCATGAATTAACTCATTTGATTATTTTAGCACATAATAATGATTTTTTTAAGATTATAAAACAAGAATTTCCTTTTTATGAACTGTATGATCAACAATTAAAAGAATATTGGTATTTAATATATAATAATACTTGA
- the glmU gene encoding bifunctional sugar-1-phosphate nucleotidylyltransferase/acetyltransferase — MKAVILTAGEGTRMRPLTTTRPKTMLITGGKPLIQYNIESLKNAGIKDITLVVGYKKEIIEEYFGDGSKFGVNITYAVQDGQLGTAHAIGSAEEYIDESFIVLNGDIIVSYDLIRNLIEKYATRTDNSVKSVLTLIEVDNPSNYGIVSMQNDKIVEIIEKPAIEDAPSNLANAGIYLFSPEIFEAIRKTEKSKRGEYEITDSLDIELQEGWEILGLVSKEPWMDVGRPWELLKCNQDFLEKMENSIEGEIEENVTIHGPVHLGKNSIIRSGCYIQGPVFIGENCDVGPNTYLRPYTCLCNNVDVGNAVEIKNSIIMDGTNVNHLSYVGDSVIGVNCNLGAGTNLANLRFDDKHVTVTIKGKKIDSGLRKLGAIFGDGVKTGINTSVNPGVKIGNNSFINAGCVLYTDIDSNTLVSTKTNLTLKKIIPKNEE, encoded by the coding sequence ATGAAAGCTGTAATTTTAACTGCCGGTGAAGGAACAAGAATGCGTCCATTAACAACAACAAGACCTAAAACTATGCTAATCACAGGCGGTAAACCATTAATACAATATAATATCGAATCATTAAAAAATGCTGGGATAAAAGACATAACCCTTGTTGTAGGATATAAAAAAGAAATTATTGAAGAATATTTCGGCGATGGTAGTAAATTTGGAGTAAATATAACATACGCTGTACAAGATGGACAACTAGGAACAGCACATGCTATAGGTAGTGCTGAAGAATACATAGATGAAAGTTTTATTGTTTTAAATGGAGATATTATTGTTAGTTATGATTTAATTAGAAATTTAATTGAAAAATATGCTACTAGAACAGATAATAGTGTTAAATCTGTTTTAACATTGATTGAAGTAGATAATCCTTCAAATTACGGTATTGTTTCTATGCAAAATGATAAAATAGTTGAAATTATTGAAAAACCAGCTATTGAAGATGCTCCAAGTAATCTAGCAAATGCGGGAATTTACTTATTCAGTCCCGAAATTTTTGAGGCTATACGAAAAACAGAAAAGTCAAAACGAGGCGAATATGAGATTACTGACTCATTAGACATTGAACTACAAGAAGGATGGGAAATACTAGGTTTAGTTTCAAAAGAACCCTGGATGGATGTAGGAAGACCATGGGAATTATTAAAATGTAATCAAGATTTTCTTGAAAAAATGGAAAACTCTATTGAAGGTGAAATAGAAGAAAATGTTACTATCCATGGCCCCGTACATTTAGGTAAAAATAGTATTATTAGATCTGGTTGTTACATTCAAGGCCCTGTATTTATAGGTGAAAACTGTGATGTTGGACCAAATACATATCTCAGGCCATATACATGCCTTTGCAATAATGTTGATGTAGGTAATGCTGTTGAAATTAAAAATAGTATTATAATGGATGGAACTAATGTTAACCATTTATCTTATGTAGGAGATTCAGTTATTGGAGTTAATTGTAATTTAGGTGCTGGAACTAACCTTGCAAATTTAAGATTTGATGATAAACATGTGACTGTAACTATTAAAGGGAAAAAAATTGACTCAGGTCTTAGAAAATTAGGTGCAATTTTTGGTGATGGTGTAAAAACCGGAATTAATACTAGTGTAAACCCTGGTGTAAAAATAGGTAATAATTCATTTATTAATGCAGGATGTGTTTTATATACAGACATTGATTCTAATACATTAGTCTCTACAAAAACTAATCTTACTTTAAAAAAAATAATTCCTAAAAATGAAGAATAA
- the frhG gene encoding coenzyme F420 hydrogenase subunit gamma — MKNNSPNKSGDKLKIGYIHLSGCTGDLMSFTENYDDFADLLNAVDIVYGQTLVDCWEMPEMDLVLIEGSVCLEDKHSIKELQEARNKSKLLVALGSCAATGGFTVYAKGGQQAQPQHASFLALQHLVKVDLAIPGCPPSPEMIKKVLLAAINNDMDYLQPFLDFAGNKEACGCDLQKKIVNQSICIGCGACAAACPTRAMTMKDGRPSFNCDRCVKCGLCYYQCTRSWWPIDQINKEIGFKEEV; from the coding sequence ATAAAAAATAACTCTCCAAATAAATCCGGAGATAAATTAAAAATAGGATATATCCACTTATCTGGATGTACTGGTGATTTAATGTCATTTACTGAAAATTATGATGATTTCGCTGATTTACTCAATGCAGTTGATATTGTATATGGACAAACATTAGTAGATTGTTGGGAAATGCCTGAAATGGATTTAGTACTAATTGAGGGGTCAGTATGTTTAGAAGATAAACACTCAATAAAAGAATTACAAGAAGCTAGAAATAAATCCAAACTTTTAGTTGCTCTAGGATCCTGTGCTGCTACTGGAGGATTTACAGTTTATGCAAAAGGAGGACAACAAGCTCAACCACAACATGCATCTTTTTTAGCATTGCAACATTTAGTGAAAGTAGACCTTGCAATTCCAGGATGTCCTCCTTCACCCGAAATGATTAAAAAAGTATTACTTGCAGCTATAAATAATGATATGGATTATTTACAACCATTCCTTGATTTTGCTGGAAACAAAGAAGCATGTGGCTGTGACTTACAGAAAAAAATAGTAAATCAGTCCATTTGTATTGGTTGTGGAGCTTGTGCTGCAGCATGTCCTACTAGAGCTATGACTATGAAAGATGGTAGACCTTCATTTAATTGTGATCGTTGTGTGAAATGTGGATTATGTTATTATCAATGTACACGTAGTTGGTGGCCAATAGATCAAATTAATAAAGAAATAGGATTTAAGGAGGAAGTATAA
- a CDS encoding NAD(P)/FAD-dependent oxidoreductase, protein MNNIKEVDVLVIGAGPAGSIAAREASKNGAKTLIIDKKSEIGTPKRCAEGIMDGVLERVGITPDERWIARHIDGARIVSPNNTSAWFTSENLETPATGIILERKVFDKHVTMDAIRNGAEVMIKTEALSMKKENNYFLVDINGFNSEITQIKANIVIGADGPEGHVGTWAGIKTKVPANEMESGIQYEMTNLKMEKNDTIEFYFGSVAPGGYAWIFPKGYDSANVGIDISSVKSTESALEYLNNFVKNNPATKDGQIVEINTGGNPLCGVFDQIITDNFMLVGDAAGCINPITGGGIDTALESGMIAGRVAAKAIKENNYSTQILQEYSDYVEEHIGKKFRKYINIRDFLYNLEDDDLNDYIEALNKANITTLSTKSLLKAAIKISPRKLLKLRKLL, encoded by the coding sequence ATGAATAATATTAAAGAAGTAGATGTATTAGTTATAGGTGCTGGACCAGCAGGTTCTATTGCAGCAAGAGAAGCTAGTAAAAATGGAGCTAAAACATTAATTATTGATAAAAAATCCGAAATTGGTACTCCAAAACGTTGTGCTGAAGGTATTATGGATGGTGTTCTTGAAAGAGTAGGAATTACACCAGACGAAAGATGGATTGCAAGACATATTGATGGAGCTCGTATAGTATCACCAAATAATACTAGTGCTTGGTTCACATCAGAAAATCTAGAAACACCTGCCACAGGAATTATATTAGAACGAAAAGTATTTGATAAACACGTAACAATGGATGCAATTCGTAATGGTGCTGAAGTAATGATAAAAACAGAAGCTTTATCCATGAAAAAAGAAAATAATTACTTCCTAGTTGATATTAACGGATTTAATAGTGAAATTACCCAAATTAAAGCAAATATTGTTATTGGTGCAGATGGTCCTGAAGGTCATGTTGGTACATGGGCGGGTATTAAAACAAAAGTTCCAGCAAATGAAATGGAATCTGGAATACAATATGAAATGACTAATTTAAAAATGGAAAAAAATGACACTATTGAATTTTATTTTGGAAGTGTGGCTCCTGGAGGATATGCATGGATATTCCCTAAAGGTTATGATTCTGCTAATGTAGGTATTGACATATCAAGTGTTAAATCTACTGAAAGTGCTTTAGAATATCTTAATAATTTTGTCAAAAATAATCCTGCTACAAAGGATGGTCAAATTGTAGAAATTAATACAGGTGGAAATCCATTATGTGGTGTTTTTGATCAAATTATTACAGATAATTTCATGTTAGTAGGTGATGCTGCAGGATGTATTAATCCTATTACTGGAGGAGGTATTGACACAGCACTTGAAAGTGGTATGATAGCAGGACGTGTTGCAGCTAAAGCTATTAAAGAAAATAATTATTCCACACAAATTTTACAAGAATATTCTGATTATGTTGAAGAACATATAGGTAAAAAATTTAGAAAATACATTAACATAAGAGACTTTTTATATAATTTAGAAGATGATGATTTAAATGACTATATTGAAGCATTGAATAAAGCTAATATAACCACTCTTTCCACGAAATCATTACTTAAAGCTGCAATAAAAATATCCCCAAGAAAATTATTAAAATTACGTAAATTATTATAA
- the glmM gene encoding phosphoglucosamine mutase, with protein sequence MDNIPKLFGTSGIRGKYQDEITLELALDVARALAKYIGGEDKKVVIGYDTRTTGKLIAHIMTAGLEQSGCNVLLLGMVPTPTVGYATLKKEADAGIMITASHNPSQYNGIKLWNADGLAYKQEQEREIERIVYEKEFNLVGWDKIGKEYDISSFKEEYINDIIKISEIDPEKPLKVVVDCASGAGSYLSPEALRKSGMNVITLNSQPDGFFPGRNPEPNSDNLQELMKTVKTIGADVGLAHDGDADRMIAVDENGNLSDFDKLLTIIAKEFGGTVVTTVDASACLDTEMEKIGGTVLRTPVGDVHVAESINENNGTFGGEPSGTWLHPDFCMCPDGLLSGLRIVRCIQKNGKLSEQLNAIENYPTIREKITCENNKKDEVMKVVSSDFKNEFNDVTEILTIDGVRIKFKDGSWVLIRPSGTEPYIRITAEGKTQEHLNDIEKISKKFLNNLI encoded by the coding sequence ATGGATAATATACCAAAATTATTTGGAACCTCAGGAATTAGAGGCAAATATCAAGACGAAATTACATTAGAATTAGCTTTAGATGTTGCTAGAGCACTAGCTAAATATATTGGAGGAGAAGATAAAAAAGTAGTAATAGGTTATGACACTAGAACAACAGGTAAACTCATAGCACATATTATGACTGCAGGACTAGAACAATCAGGATGTAATGTACTGCTTTTAGGTATGGTTCCAACACCTACAGTAGGTTATGCAACACTAAAAAAAGAAGCTGATGCAGGAATTATGATTACTGCTTCACATAATCCTTCACAATACAATGGTATTAAACTATGGAATGCTGATGGTTTAGCATATAAACAAGAACAAGAACGTGAAATAGAACGAATTGTTTATGAAAAAGAATTTAATTTAGTAGGCTGGGATAAAATAGGAAAGGAATATGATATTAGTTCTTTCAAAGAAGAATATATTAACGATATTATAAAAATTTCAGAAATTGATCCTGAAAAACCATTGAAAGTTGTTGTAGATTGTGCTAGTGGAGCAGGATCCTATTTATCACCAGAAGCACTGAGAAAATCAGGAATGAATGTAATTACTTTAAATTCACAACCAGATGGTTTCTTCCCCGGACGTAACCCCGAACCAAACAGCGATAATCTTCAAGAATTAATGAAAACAGTGAAAACAATTGGAGCTGATGTTGGTTTAGCTCATGATGGTGATGCCGATCGTATGATTGCTGTTGATGAAAATGGAAATTTATCCGACTTTGATAAATTATTAACAATAATTGCTAAAGAATTTGGAGGTACTGTTGTTACAACTGTTGATGCATCAGCTTGTCTTGATACCGAAATGGAAAAAATTGGAGGCACAGTTCTTAGAACACCCGTTGGAGATGTTCATGTAGCAGAATCAATTAATGAAAATAATGGAACATTTGGTGGTGAACCTTCAGGTACATGGTTACATCCCGATTTCTGTATGTGTCCAGATGGTCTTCTTTCAGGTTTAAGAATTGTTAGATGTATACAAAAAAATGGTAAATTATCAGAACAATTGAATGCAATTGAAAACTACCCAACTATTAGAGAAAAAATTACTTGTGAAAATAATAAAAAAGATGAAGTTATGAAAGTAGTATCTTCAGACTTTAAAAACGAATTCAATGATGTTACTGAAATACTCACCATTGATGGTGTACGTATCAAATTTAAAGATGGAAGTTGGGTTTTAATAAGACCTTCTGGAACTGAACCATACATTAGAATAACTGCTGAAGGTAAAACTCAAGAACACTTAAATGATATCGAAAAAATATCAAAAAAATTCCTCAATAACCTAATTTAA